The nucleotide sequence AAAATCCAATGTAAGCTTACTGCTCCCTCCTTCTTAAATTGATCATGATATAATggaattcaaaatttttcaaattgatcatcatataaccacATGGACACAGATTTCATCAGAATACAACTAATGCAACATTGGAGAAAGTGTGCATGCTAAGGTGTAATTGGCATGGTGTTTTTAATTGATGCATGCCttgtgggagaatgtgtgcatggtgtctcgattgatacaatttaaattatccttggtcttggtgcataaatatatatgatgatcaatttgggaaggggGAGTATTAGACGGTGATTTATTGTTATTGTacttgcccttatgaaaggtctttttggtagagctccaactccaaaTTTAGCTCAAGGAGTTGGATCTACAGTGGATATAGTTGTGGATCTGCCTAAACCCAGcaccacctctctagttcattttgtgatagAGCTGCACCCAGTTTCGCTCCCATTTTTGGTGaaactgaaactgtttggctgagctccagctctaaAAGAGGTGGAGTTGGTGCTGGAGCTGTGCTAAACAGGCCCGGAGCTTCATCATGTATCCCTTCGCACACTTTTCATGgggtatttatttattatttaatttttcaaatctAATACTAATATCAACTTCTATTTTTATATCGGTAGTAAGATATGTTTTTCTGCTTAACATAATGTTTTTTTCCTATAGCTAGATTTGTTAGTACGTTCACTCACTTGTATAATGATATCAACTCAATAAGCTAATTATGAATAAAACCACTTTGGCTTTTTCATAGTGAGCCATCTTGCTAAGTCATTCGATTTACGAATGCATTTCTAACTTAATCCCATTAAATCGATAATATGAATTTGATTATATTACACGTATATCAAATATAAGAGTTATTTATCCATGCAATAGTATAAGAGGGAAAAatctttattttgggacgaatacAGTAGTTGAAAATCTACAATCAAACCAATCATGAAAAGCAACCGAAAGAACCTCATCAACTAATCAACCACTTGACACTCACGATTAGCAACTGAAAATATCTCATATAGTACTAATCAATTAGTTGTCAGGGCTAATTTAGTTTCTTGTAGTTTGACATTTGACAACCGCAGTTTGAGAACACTTGGCAGCTAACCTTGTGAGATCTAGCACACATGCAGGATGGTCGAATTTCACCCTCATTCCCCACCAAAGCTGCGGTTGTTTCTGTAGAGATCCGAGATTGGCCCGGATGTTGGCATGCAGCAGCAGGATGGAGGGAGATGGGAGGAGATTCAAGCCCCCCTGCCATTTTAGCAAAATGCTTGGAGTAGCAGTAGCGTATAAAGAGGGGGGCCACTGAGCCATTCACTGCGCGTGCCGATCCTGACCGGTTTTCTGAACACTGTGCTGGACCCCGGATCACTGTAGCACCGATCGCCCATGGGATCGTTTAATGGGGATCCCGATCGAGAACAGGATCGGCACGACGTACACTGCGCACACACTCATCGAAACGACAAGCGTTGATCGTTTGATCGATGGTGGCATTGAAGGTTTCGCCGGCCTGAGCATGCACGTAGTACGTTACGTCCGTCGTCAGAGAGGGGAACTCCATTATTTATTTCCTACTCTATCGTCTCCGATCTGAACCAGAACCAGACCAAACTTCATTCTCGAGTCAGAGACCGGAGTAGGCGAAGGCCGGTGCAGTGCATGCAGAGCCCCCAGACTGCTCAGGGCTTTTACACCCATACTACTccatacacacacacaaaaaaaatgttaccACAATGAAGTTCCGGTTTGTTCGGTGAATTGTGGCAAGGCAGCGTGTTACTAGTACCGTGTTACCGTAACGGGAGGCAAGCACTGTGGAGAGCGTCATGTACGTAGTGGGAGGGACGTGGTGGTGCAAGGCAACAAGAGtgtgtgggttttttttttttacagagagaagagagagttgTTCTTTTCCAGGACCAGCAAGGGCAAAGGCAAAGGCATGCAGCGGCAGTGCATtgaaggagggggaggagggggaagagaTCGACgcagaaaaagttgggaacagGATCCGAAGGGCGCCGCTGCAGTGCCTGCCTGCCGAGAAAGTCCGGGCCCCAATAATGAAGCGAAGCCTGCCTGCCGCTGCCtctgcctgctgctgctgctgtgtgtGCTCCTCGAGCCGTGCGCCCGCTGCTGCGCCTGCCCCTGTACTCCACGTACCCGCGCGAGCCGAGTTGACCCGCTTCCCTTGCCTCCCCCGCTGTGCCACGTCCCCCCGGTCTCTTCCTGTCTGTgggccctcctctccctcgccccCCACGTCCCGTCGTCCGCGGCCATGCCGGGATGCGCGCGCCCCGCGGACACGGAGACGcagcgcgcgccgtcgccctcgtcgcGGCTGATCTCCTCTCGGCCTCTCGGCCTCTCGGCTTCGCTCGCTCTCACGGGCCCAACATACGTGCGTCGTCGCGCGCACAGTGCGTACGTACGTGCGGCGTGCGCGGCCGCGGCTGCAGTGCAgcaacaccaccaccagcagccgTCGGGACGTGTGCCCGGATTTACGGTGAAAGCAACGGACGCCGCCGTCCCGCGCGACGTCCACCACGACACGCCACCGCGACGCGGACACGTACTACTACTCCTCCTGCAACTGTAACGACGacgactgctgctgctgcgtgccGCTGTTTTTCACGTGCCGTACGtgcggcgccgcgcgcgggaAAAAGCGATGCGATGCCGATGCGAGACGCTTTGCATTGCACGTGAACAGTGGTTTTAGCGTAGGTGCACTGCGCGTATAGTGTAGAGAGGGAATTGATTTTTTGGCCCTAGCAGCGTGTGTCCTTTTTATAAAGCGGAAACAGTACTAATGCTGCTAGTAGTACATGGGTAGGGTTCCATAACAATAACATGGCCATGTCTccacggaggaggaggggatctcTCTGCATCAAACAACAACGTTGTCGCCACACACAATTCCATTCCCATTCCATTCCATTCATCGGAAAGCTGGGAAGGAAAAAGCTACCAGCTGCTCGAACAACGAACTGAGATTGGGAGGACGTACGTGCACACGTACGCCTGCATGCCATGTACAAGAAATATACTACTTCTCGTACCGTTATTTTTGCTTGTACAAGAAATAACACTGTTTGTTGGTTACGTGCGTCTCTCTACTTTAATTTGTTAGCCCTTTTCCGTATGCACTTTCTTGTTTCCACTGAAGTGGTATGAATGATCATTAGTTATTCGAGTGTTCCTCTTGCTGTGTGTGCATATAGCTAGCATAGTTCACGAGTACTCTCCGAGAATATAGTGCATGCATACTATATATACTTTTGTCTATAATGTAATATTAGGTTGTTTTTAATCATATTCAATACAATCAATCTTGTTTTGAAGAAAAGAAATCTCTCTATTTATGTGCTACAAGAGAGGTAGAAAATAAGAGGGGGCGAAAACATTAACCAAATTAACTGGAGAATTAAGAAGAGATAAACATATACTTGCACTAGACGATTTTGATATTTGTGAAAACATAAGCTAATTAGAGCTGAATATCAACATAATTTTGAAGTTTTAAAAACAAAGCGGGGAGAAAATCCGCTAGTTGGTCGAGAAACCAATTAGACGAAGTATCTGTGGTATATAGCTTGCCACGTTTACCGTGCTCATGCGTGGATCAGATTAATTAGTACTCGTCTGTTGCGAAACCCTTGTTAGCTGAGCTGGGCCGGGGCCGGCCTGGGAGACACAATCCATCCCTGACATGACGCTTCATGCATGACAGAAACTTTACAAGACAACACATATCCTGCACAAGGAACACGCAGATGCAGGCAACAAACTCTACTTGGTCCACAGCAGTTGCGTCAATCGGCAGAGAGATTTCTCTTGCTCTCATCCATTATAACTCAGTCATCAGgctaattaacctagagctccGCGTTTTGGccatttaggtggtgtttaagATAAATTAAGATGAATATAAAATCAAGGCATGTAAAACTAAAAACCATTAATtaagatttaattattataaacttaaaaataaatttatttaatatagTACtgcatagaattttttttataaaaaatgctGCTTGCTAGCTTAAAAACGCGCTAACGAAATCGAGATAAAATCTACTACTATATCTTAACTACTCACTTCGTCTCAAAAATATAAGAATATAAAATCAGATAATTTCTAATATTACGAATATGGAAATATACCATTCgtagttttttatattttgaaatggaggtaTTATATTTTATGATGAAGGTAGTAGCTACAGTAGAAAAGAACGAGTGCATTAACGAATCGATCGTGGCCACTCCAGCAGCCGGCCGTATCCTGCCTACTTCCGAGAAAGCAAGTCAAGCCACAGAGACAGCAGAAACAAATCAAGATCGAGACGAGACAGATAGTAGTATTTGCACACCATCAACAAGGCCTGTTTattagttggtgaaatgaaaatttataGGTGTCACGTCAAACGTTTGACTGAATGTCTGAAGGAGTTTTCgcacacgaataaaaaaaaactaatttcataactcgtctggaaaccgcgagacgaatcttttgaacctaattaagcaatcattagtatatgtgggttactgtagtacttatggctaatcatggactaattagattcaaaagattcgtctcgcgatttacatgtaaactgtataattagtttttctttttatctatatttaatacttcatacatatatctaaagattcgatgtgatgttttttaaaaagttttttaaactaaacagggccaaaaaaaatcaattacggCTAGTTGCTATAAGAGCTACTACTAGTACACAGTAGTACTACGATTGACAGAGACGCGACGGAGGAATCGATATCTCCAATCGTTGACACCGAAAGTATAGCACGTAAAAAGCGATCGAGAGAGATGATCATATTATCGGTTGATCGAGTGAGTCGGCCGGCCGGTTTAGTCTCATATCTTAATTATTATAACTTGCGATGTGGGTCCCAATTCGGTGATCACGACGGGAACCTGTCGCACACATTTGCCGTGACGtcgtctcgatcgatcgatctctcgctGCCTGCCTCCTATTATTGTTGTTTGGGTATAGTATAGCATCTTAATTATCCTAGCTACAAAAGGTTTAGTGTGCTCTTTTTCAAGCCTTTTTGGACTAATTAAGTACTGAGAACCGGTACATGTGCAGTGTATCACTGTATTGTTGCTGACgagcaccacgttcgctgtgggggctagaaattcccacattaatcggagaaaaagaaaataagagtccaagtagaaatataatttaaaaatagctgaaattcggaattacaaataagcaatattgaaagaagagttcgtataagaatccaatacgcgattaattaaaattcagaataaaaataaaataaaatcagaaattggaaaaagaagagtccatataggaataaaatCTAGAAATAACtggaattcggaattaaaaataaggaatattaaatgaagagtccatataagaatccaatacgagattaactaaaattcggaataaaaataaaataaaatctgaaattggATAAATAAAAAAGATAGTTCGAGTAGGATGAAACAActataaaattgaaaataaaaaaacattaaaaaaataattcatataagacataatacgatattaactaaaattctaaataaaaattaaaataaattccaaaaatagaaaaagaaaaataatagttcaactaggaatacagtttataaataacttaaattcgacataaaaagtaaaaactATTGAAATAAGAGACCATCTAGAACATATGACGagattaactaaaatttgtaataacaaaataataaattctgtaaatataaaaataattataagagttcaagtagaaatataatttataaataaaaatatcggaatgaaaaatatggACTTCTAAAAAAACTCCATCTAGAACACAAATGATGACAAATAACAATAAAGAGGAGAAGCAACAGGTTTATAAAGAAGTAGAATGGTGGCGGTTGATAGGACATCTaaaaactaataacaaaacctcaaatagaatcccaatgacgattaaaaggagagaCGACGGATGGGCCGTTAAGCAGCCCAGTCAtggcggttggcgggacttatagaaactaaaatatgaaccaaaataataaatatgttcgatttttaaaatcctaatgacaataaagagaagaggtaGTGGACAGACCGAAGAGAAGTATGGTGACAGGGTTTGACataacttctaaaaattataaaaagatGACAAATGACAACAAATATAGGATAATCAACATGTATGTAAAGGATtaaagtggtggcggttgatggaatatctaaaaactataaacaaaaccccaaatagaatcccaatgatgattaaaaggagggacgatgGACGTGTCATTAAGCAGCATGGTTACGACGGTTGGCGGgatttctaaaaagtaaaaataaaaacaaaccccaatgataatcatgtttgaattttaaaatctcggagacaataaagagggggcagcgggtgagctGTACATGAGTACAGTGGTAAAGTCCCTGACAGTTTGgtggaacttctagaaagtaaaaaaaaacctaaatggTAATTACGTTTGATTTTTAAATCCCAATGAAAATAAAGAGAAGAGGTAGTGGATTGACCGTAGAGTAGTATGGTGGCTGCatttgacgagacttctaaaaattataaaaacaaaacccaaacgagacaataaactctaaaaactataaggtctAATTTTTAGAGGTTTTAGGGAGAACAAATAGaagtagtggtagatcgagGAAGCAAATAAATGAGGGGTGACAAAATATTTAGGAGTAGCAACTGACataactttaaaaaaatataaaattagaaacacagggatgataaggtttggttttTCAAAGTACAACGAGATATCTATTAACAAAATTCTAAGTAaaactatattaaaaaatagataattttatatcGGTGCTAGCCGCataattgcgcgggccacccagccaGTTTTAATTATCCTAGCTACAAAAGGTTTAGTGTGCTCTTTTTCAAGCCTTTTTGGACTAATTAAGTACTGAGAACCGGTACATGTGCAGTGTATCACTGTATTGTTGCTGACGAGCTCTATCTTTAACACGCTTGCGTATGTGTAGTAGCATGCAGTCGATCGATATAGTAGTACCAGTATAGGAGTaggagtagtatatatgatgatataaATAAGAAAGCTTATCACCTGTTCCGTTGGTTAAGTGAAAAATGATTAGATCTTTGTGGGCTTTTGCAACAGTCAGTAAGTGCAAAATGATATAAACGAGTGCTAAACTGCTAATGGGCCGTAGTATGTCGGATGTGAAAAAGCCCACGGGCTAATAACATTCAGTGATAGGTCCAAAATTGCAGTATAAACACTACACGAGCTCTTATGCTCTTTTCCATATCCGTGCGTGGCTTTTTGAGTACTACTAGCTCCTTCGCGCCGAAACCACACTGCTGCCGCCGACTCCGTGCGGCGTGGGGTAAAGGTTGCCATGGTGCCGGTGCCTGTGCGGCGGGGGTGCCTGTGTTCGGCTGGCGCTCGCCGCCAGGTCCGCCGCTGCCGTAGGCCCAATTGCCGGAAGgcggagaggggggggggggggggtagggAGAGCGCCGACGTTGGCTCCAATGCACGCGGCGCCCATGCCGTAGGGGACGGATGGCGGCGCTCTCGTGCCGtggggagaagaagaggggaTAAATGCGGTTGTTTTTCGGAAAAACCCTTGTGTTTTTTATGTTTATAGAGCAACCTCTAGAAGCAGAATTTTCCCTTCTCAGTGTTGTATTTCTGAGAAAGATGAGGGGTTTTCCGTATAAGACGCAACGGGTGTCAGTCGGTGGGAGGACGTGCACCGCTATTCCGTTCAAACacaatgagtttttttttcataaacacCACCATGCGTCATTTACTCGAGAAACAAAATGATCAGGGTGTGCATGGCGCACATGCAAGGCGAGACCGACACAACCAGTGTGGGAaaccagacaaaaaaaaatcatgtcacCCAATCGAGGAGGTTCCGCACCTGCAAACTACATGGCACAACTACCAAGGAgcaaaaaagaaagacaaaaaTGGAGCCCTATGGGGCTTTACTATCTTATTATTCTATGTACTCATCCTTAAGGCCTTTGTTCGATATAGCTGAATTACAATATTTTTTCGCAACAGGCAAAACGGGAACAACAATTAACGCACGGTTAATTGAGTATTACTCACGCCGTCCCAATATATAGCAACCTATGACTGGATAGGACACATCCTATTACAAGGATATATTCCATCTAGTCATATAGTGCTATATATTTGGAtgaatgaagtaactattacaaaatttaaaatagatttatttgattttttaaaagaaatttctgtaatattttttttaaaaaatctattctaaaatataaggcacaattACCACTAACACAAataccaaaaaataattttatcatCTTCATATTTGGATCATATAATGCATGCACCCAATGATATTAGAAATCTTGAGGAAGAAGGACTAAAAAACGAATTTAGATGAGGAGGTGCTAGTTGCATGCTTACCCTATATtatgaaacataaaaaaaaaggtaattgcACAACGAATGAAGTATCTTTAGTAGATCGAGAAGCATGGTTATGGAAAACAAGGTAATAGCCCAACCAGGAAGTTGATTTAAACTCAACCTTACTACCAACAACTCCTTTGaagaaaaatgatttcaaaGGAGAAAATGGTGTGTTCAGAGAACTAAGATTTATATCCTAGTTGAGTTGTGTGTGAGGATGTAACCGTAGAAGCCCGTTTCCCATTGTATTTTTTTAGCTCAAGGATTAATTACCTCCTTGTAATTGTTTAACGTTTATTTCGCTTGTAATATTCAATTGTCACTTTGTAATTTTAATTTAACAGAATCGAACATTTTCAAGTAAATGGTTTATTTTCTCTAAAAATTCTTGTAACTTAAACGGGACAGACGATTAATAAACATCTTAGCTGAACAATTACATAACAAATTAATACTCcttcaattttaaaataattatcaGTTTTAACTTTGAGTTGTTAAGaatttgaccaataatattttaaaatattattagaTAATAGAGTTGTATACAATCGGATTTAATAAACCGAATGTGCTTTAATATAACACCATACATTTCAACATATTCAATTTGACGTTGGTGGGAAAAAGTAACGGTCAAAGTTCATCTAGCCCGTTTAAAACCGgaaataagggtgtgtttagttcacgctaaaattaaaagtttgtttaaaattagaacgatatgacggaaaagttggaagtttgtgtgtagaaaagttttaatgtgataaaaaagttagaagtttgaagaaatattttgaaaataaactcGGCCTAGGTATTCGGAATAGAGGAGTGACAACAACGCTAGCCCAGGCATCTTTCGAACAATGAAAGTCAAGAGAAATACCGAAAAACATATCTTGCAATCAAACAAAACTTTGCAGGCCTAGAACATTAATTAAAACTCACTTGATTTCTCCCTCCCGACTCCACCATTAATCAATTGCTTACTACACTAATCAAGTATAAATTAACACAAACAAAATGCTAGCTATACCAACAATTTGTATGTCTTAATCGCATGCAATAATATGTTTGCTTATGCATTattggagaaaccatctttgcttGGTTGGCTAAAAACCACAATATTTCCGGTTTGAAtagaaaccgggactatagatgattttttTCTCGGTTTAAAACTCTATCGGCcctaaatgatctttagtcccagttggtgttaccTCGATCAATCAATCAGATCACCTCAACCTCGTCAATTTCCAGTTCCTCCTGTCCAGCGGCTCGCTGCTGCCGGCGGTGACGTCGTCCTGGTCGGTCGTCATCGTGATCTCGTCGCTGCTgccggccaccgtcgccgccacggGGACGATCTCCTTGGtgcgcctctcgccgccgctgaACCTGAGCATGTCGACCACCTCGGCCATCGCCGGGCGGCTCTCGGCGCTGCTCTGCGTGCACAGCATGGCCGTCTCCACCACGGCGCGGAGCTGCGCGGCGTCGAAGCGCCCGGCGAGCCTTGGGTCGGCGAGGCGCTCCCACCTGCGGCGCTCCACCAGCGGCGCCGCCCACTGCACGATCTCGCGCTTGACGCCGCCGGGGAGCTTCTCCAGCGGGCGGCGCGCGCTGACGAGCTCCAGCAGGAGGACGCCGAAGCTGTAGACGTCGCAGCTCTCGGAGACCTTCCCCCACATGGCGTACTCCGGCGCCAGGTACCCGAGCGTCCCCTTCACCCGCGTCGTCAGGTGCGACACGCCGTCCGGGATCAGCTTCGCGAACCCGAAGTCGGCCACCTTGGGCACGAACTCCGCGTCGAGCAGCACGTTGCTCGCCTTGATGTCGCGGTGGATGATGTGCGGGCTCGCCTCATGGTGCAAGTACCTGCAATGCCAATGGATAGTAGGTTAATCAATCAACCTCGGTGATGCTCGATCATGGCGCGCCGGCCGTGGACGACTCACGAGAGGCcttcggcggcgccgacggcgatggcgacgcggcGGGGCCACTCGAGGGGGACGTGGTGGTGGGAGGAGGGGGTGCCGCGGTGAGGGTGCAGGTGGGTGAGGAGGCTGTGGTTGGGCATGTAGTCATAGACGATGaggcgctcgtcgccgccggcgtagAAGCCGCGGAGGCTCAGCAGGTTCCTGTGGCGGACGCGGCCGAGGATCTCCACCTCCACGGCGAACTCCATCTCCGCCTTGGCCGTCATCGCCTTCAGCCGCTTCACCGCAATCTGAACAAGATAGAACTATCGATCAATTCGCCTCAATCCATGAACACACACCTCGGCCGTCACACACCTagtgcgagtcgttaaaaaaagaaaagaacaccgCGGCCATCAACCTGcccgcgtcggcggcgatgaTCCAACCCACCTCGACGCCTTTGGAGGTGCGTCCCCAGTAGACGGTGCCGAAGCCGCCCTCGCCGAGCTTGTTGCTCTCGCTGAAGTTGCCGGTCGCTTGCAGGAGCTCCTTGAGCGTGTACGTTTCCCATGGGTAATCCACGCTCGTCCGGTTCTTGGACGCCCTCGCCGGATTCGTCCTACCATCCCAAATTAATTAACAAGTCACACCAAATGATCACCTCAGCCGATCGATCGGTGCTATCAAGAACTCTCTCTCCGATGGCAAACAACACATCACACCGAATGATCACCTCAACCGATCGATGCTATCAAAGTATCAAGAACTAATTCTGATGGCTTCTACATGCATGGTACTGCAGTAATACGTACCTCCGACGACTACTGGTGGCAGCCGGCTCCGGATCAgagtcgccgccggtgacgcaGCAGAAGCACCGGTTGATCATTTCTTCACAGCAATCGATGGATCCTGCGGGCCAAGCTGACAGTATGCGGATGAAGAATAATCTGAAATAAGTACGATGGAAGAAGAT is from Oryza sativa Japonica Group chromosome 9, ASM3414082v1 and encodes:
- the LOC107276656 gene encoding PTI1-like tyrosine-protein kinase At3g15890, with product MINRCFCCVTGGDSDPEPAATSSRRRTNPARASKNRTSVDYPWETYTLKELLQATGNFSESNKLGEGGFGTVYWGRTSKGVEIAVKRLKAMTAKAEMEFAVEVEILGRVRHRNLLSLRGFYAGGDERLIVYDYMPNHSLLTHLHPHRGTPSSHHHVPLEWPRRVAIAVGAAEGLSYLHHEASPHIIHRDIKASNVLLDAEFVPKVADFGFAKLIPDGVSHLTTRVKGTLGYLAPEYAMWGKVSESCDVYSFGVLLLELVSARRPLEKLPGGVKREIVQWAAPLVERRRWERLADPRLAGRFDAAQLRAVVETAMLCTQSSAESRPAMAEVVDMLRFSGGERRTKEIVPVAATVAGSSDEITMTTDQDDVTAGSSEPLDRRNWKLTRLR